The bacterium genome includes the window GACCTCCGTCACCGCAGGCTGGGGCAGTGTGCAGATCCGCTCGGCGCGCCGAATCCGCCAATCGAGACTTTTGATTTGGTCCGAGAGCGCGACGCCGGTCACCGGGAGTCCGGCAGGGATTGAGACCTCGAAGGGATACCCTTTAATCCGGCTCGTGATCGGACACATTAACGCGAGGCCGACTTTGCTGTTGTATGCTGCGGGGGACACCACGACAGCTGGCCGGCGCCCTGTCCGTTCGGC containing:
- the mazF gene encoding endoribonuclease MazF is translated as MVARRPRVPDRGDIVWITLAPQAGAERTGRRPAVVVSPAAYNSKVGLALMCPITSRIKGYPFEVSIPAGLPVTGVALSDQIKSLDWRIRRAERICTLPQPAVTEVLQKLGALLT